A window from bacterium encodes these proteins:
- a CDS encoding sulfide/dihydroorotate dehydrogenase-like FAD/NAD-binding protein: MHPLHSHRVLAEKIHEFWVEAPLVARKYRAGQFVIVRTHDRGERIPLTVVQADAANGRIRLIVQEAGKATALMAKFGPGDSFLDVVGPLGKPTHIENWGNLIAVCGGVGAAPLLPIVKAAAEAGNNVFAVIGARSKDLMILEDEFRAACKDVRISTDDGTYGMKGFVTDVLRKWVEEGQKFHEAIIVGPVVMMKVAAALTKDLGIPSLASLNPIMVDGTGMCGGCRVTVHGKTFFACVDGPEFDAHGVDFQELILRNQAYRDQEMRQLEHMADDECKLEAQLHGEKSHV; encoded by the coding sequence ATGCATCCTCTTCACAGCCACCGAGTTTTAGCCGAAAAAATCCACGAGTTCTGGGTGGAAGCGCCGCTGGTGGCGCGCAAATACCGAGCGGGTCAGTTCGTCATCGTCCGCACCCATGATCGGGGCGAACGCATCCCCCTCACCGTGGTGCAGGCCGATGCCGCCAACGGACGCATCCGCCTCATCGTTCAGGAGGCCGGCAAAGCCACGGCTCTGATGGCCAAGTTCGGGCCGGGCGACTCGTTTCTCGACGTGGTCGGCCCGCTCGGCAAACCTACCCACATCGAGAACTGGGGCAACCTCATTGCCGTTTGCGGAGGGGTGGGCGCGGCCCCGCTGCTTCCCATCGTCAAGGCCGCGGCCGAAGCCGGAAACAACGTCTTCGCCGTCATCGGCGCGCGCTCGAAAGACCTGATGATTCTCGAAGACGAATTTCGCGCCGCCTGCAAGGACGTCCGGATCTCCACCGACGACGGCACCTACGGAATGAAAGGCTTTGTCACCGACGTGCTGCGCAAGTGGGTGGAGGAGGGCCAGAAGTTCCACGAAGCGATCATCGTCGGCCCGGTCGTTATGATGAAAGTTGCCGCCGCCCTGACCAAGGACCTCGGCATTCCTTCGCTCGCGTCGTTGAATCCGATCATGGTGGATGGAACCGGAATGTGCGGCGGCTGCCGCGTGACCGTGCACGGCAAGACCTTTTTCGCTTGCGTGGACGGGCCGGAATTCGACGCCCATGGAGTGGATTTCCAGGAACTCATTCTCCGCAATCAGGCCTATCGCGATCAGGAGATGCGGCAGCTTGAGCATATGGCCGATGACGAATGCAAACTGGAGGCGCAGCTTCACGGAGAAAAATCGCATGTCTGA
- a CDS encoding 2-oxoacid:acceptor oxidoreductase family protein, protein MKYQIRFAGVGGQGNILAGEWLALAAHNMGRHAVQSPTYTAQVRGGPTSVDVLIDDDEVIFPRLTSIDFFCCLAQRGWDTFSHQLRSDSIVVVAPSLVRELGPGPQMIYRVPIIAVTKQTVGRMVYTSSVALGSLCHLMPHVIPVEEMVRTIQHHAPDGTVENNLRAFHAGVEAAKETRPVPRDEIAEDTNKEIHVIESRE, encoded by the coding sequence GTGAAATATCAAATTCGATTTGCCGGTGTCGGCGGACAGGGCAACATTCTCGCCGGCGAGTGGCTGGCGTTGGCCGCCCACAACATGGGCCGGCACGCCGTCCAGAGTCCCACCTACACCGCTCAGGTGCGCGGTGGCCCGACCAGCGTGGACGTGCTGATTGATGATGACGAAGTGATCTTCCCGCGTCTCACCTCCATTGACTTCTTCTGTTGTCTGGCTCAGCGCGGTTGGGACACGTTCTCGCATCAACTCCGGTCCGACAGCATTGTGGTGGTCGCGCCGTCGCTGGTCCGTGAACTCGGCCCCGGTCCGCAGATGATTTATCGCGTTCCCATTATCGCCGTTACCAAGCAGACGGTGGGACGGATGGTGTACACCAGTTCCGTGGCGCTCGGCAGCTTGTGTCATCTTATGCCTCACGTGATTCCGGTCGAAGAGATGGTTCGCACCATCCAACACCACGCGCCCGACGGAACCGTTGAGAACAACCTCCGCGCCTTTCATGCCGGTGTGGAGGCTGCGAAAGAAACCCGGCCCGTGCCCCGCGACGAGATTGCCGAAGACACAAACAAGGAAATCCACGTGATCGAATCGCGTGAGTGA
- a CDS encoding 2-oxoacid:ferredoxin oxidoreductase subunit beta produces the protein MGFDYSPWLRPEMMPNIWCPGCGVGIIVKSFIRAVEGCGWNRDDTALVSGIGCTSRAPGYVDMNTLHTTHGRALTFATGIKLVAPDKNVAVISGDGDAAAIGGNHLIHSCRRNIDITLVIVNNGIYGMTGGQYSPTSPSETRAATSPYGNLDQAFDLCNLSIAAGATYVARGHVANAVFLERLIKNGLQHKGFAVIEVMANCHTQYGRRNRHPDPAELIQFIGSRAVPAAAWAKLSVEERSDKFPVGVLHKDTVKPEYTAAYRQIQERAMERARQTAEKHAEKEKSKPVTQA, from the coding sequence GTGGGATTTGATTATTCTCCCTGGCTCCGGCCGGAGATGATGCCCAACATCTGGTGTCCCGGCTGCGGCGTGGGAATCATCGTCAAGTCGTTCATCCGCGCCGTCGAGGGCTGCGGATGGAATCGTGACGATACCGCGCTCGTCTCCGGCATCGGCTGCACGTCGCGCGCGCCCGGTTACGTGGACATGAACACGCTCCATACCACGCACGGCCGCGCGCTTACCTTCGCCACCGGCATCAAGCTGGTCGCGCCGGATAAAAACGTGGCCGTGATCTCCGGAGACGGCGACGCGGCGGCCATCGGCGGGAATCACCTGATTCACTCCTGTCGCCGGAATATTGACATCACGCTCGTCATCGTCAACAACGGAATCTACGGCATGACCGGCGGGCAGTACTCGCCGACTTCGCCTTCCGAGACCCGCGCCGCGACTTCCCCCTACGGCAACCTCGATCAGGCTTTCGATCTCTGCAATCTGAGTATCGCGGCGGGCGCAACCTACGTGGCTCGCGGTCATGTCGCCAATGCCGTGTTCCTCGAGCGGCTTATCAAGAATGGCCTGCAGCACAAGGGCTTTGCCGTCATCGAAGTGATGGCCAACTGCCATACCCAGTACGGACGGCGCAACCGTCATCCCGATCCCGCCGAACTGATTCAATTCATTGGCTCCCGCGCGGTGCCGGCGGCGGCGTGGGCCAAACTGAGCGTCGAAGAGCGATCCGACAAATTTCCCGTCGGTGTCCTCCACAAGGATACGGTCAAGCCGGAGTACACGGCAGCCTACCGGCAGATTCAAGAGCGGGCCATGGAGCGAGCCCGCCAAACCGCCGAGAAACACGCCGAAAAAGAGAAATCCAAACCCGTGACCCAAGCGTAG
- a CDS encoding 2-oxoacid:acceptor oxidoreductase subunit alpha, giving the protein MSQTNGREFWPGNELIAEAAIRAGCTFFAGYPITPSSEIAAHLALRLPQIGGTFIQMEDEIAAMGAVIGASLAGAKALTATSGPGLSLKQENIGFAMMAEVPCVIIDVQRGGPSTGLPTAPAQSDIMQARWGTHGDHSVIALTPTWPHEVYVETVRAFHLAELYRTPVYVMVDEIIAHTTESFRIPTDEECGIIKPRSEYPEARVNSWRPFCDYFQGKHLHITGLAHTKEGYPTTNPAIVHKSIEHLVYKIVDAQPQIERNFEFMLDDAEIAVITFGSPGRASREAVLRAREMGIKAGIFRPITFWPFPVQTIRDLVDRVKAVVVPELNLGMLALQVEKSAMRREVLIHRVNEVGGIAIEPDRVLATIEEAQRGI; this is encoded by the coding sequence ATGAGCCAAACCAACGGCCGGGAATTCTGGCCGGGAAATGAATTGATCGCCGAGGCCGCGATTCGCGCCGGTTGTACGTTCTTCGCCGGTTATCCGATCACTCCCTCGTCCGAAATCGCCGCCCATCTGGCCCTCCGTCTGCCGCAGATCGGCGGGACGTTCATCCAGATGGAAGACGAAATTGCGGCGATGGGAGCCGTCATCGGAGCGTCGCTGGCCGGTGCCAAAGCCCTGACCGCCACCTCCGGGCCCGGTCTGTCGCTGAAGCAGGAGAACATCGGCTTTGCCATGATGGCCGAAGTTCCGTGCGTGATTATTGACGTGCAGCGCGGCGGACCCTCAACCGGCCTGCCCACCGCTCCCGCGCAGAGCGATATCATGCAGGCCCGCTGGGGTACGCATGGCGATCATTCCGTCATCGCCCTCACTCCCACCTGGCCGCACGAGGTCTACGTCGAAACCGTGCGCGCGTTTCATCTGGCCGAGCTTTACCGCACTCCCGTGTACGTGATGGTGGACGAGATCATCGCCCACACCACCGAGAGTTTCCGGATCCCCACCGACGAGGAATGCGGAATCATCAAGCCGCGGTCCGAATACCCGGAAGCGCGCGTCAACAGTTGGCGGCCCTTCTGCGATTACTTTCAGGGCAAGCACCTGCACATCACCGGTCTTGCCCATACCAAGGAAGGCTATCCGACCACCAATCCCGCCATCGTCCACAAGAGCATCGAACATCTCGTATACAAGATCGTGGATGCGCAACCGCAGATCGAGCGGAACTTTGAATTCATGCTGGACGATGCCGAAATTGCCGTTATCACCTTCGGTTCGCCCGGACGCGCGTCACGGGAAGCCGTGTTGCGGGCGCGGGAGATGGGAATCAAGGCCGGAATCTTTCGCCCCATCACCTTCTGGCCGTTCCCGGTCCAGACCATCCGCGATCTGGTGGATCGCGTGAAAGCCGTGGTGGTTCCCGAATTGAATCTGGGGATGCTGGCGTTGCAGGTGGAAAAATCCGCCATGCGGCGCGAGGTCCTTATCCATCGTGTCAACGAAGTCGGCGGAATCGCGATTGAACCCGATCGCGTTCTGGCCACCATCGAGGAGGCTCAGCGTGGGATTTGA
- a CDS encoding 4Fe-4S binding protein, with translation MKLSKSVSSDGLYTLVINETWCKGCRVCVDLCPTSTLEMIEAPDRWEGAIVKVAKMDACNGCGICEAECPDFAITSYAPERKKPAKKPVEESE, from the coding sequence ATGAAACTCTCCAAATCCGTTTCGTCCGATGGCTTGTACACTCTCGTAATCAACGAGACGTGGTGCAAAGGCTGTCGAGTTTGCGTGGACCTGTGCCCCACCAGCACTCTCGAAATGATCGAGGCTCCCGATCGGTGGGAAGGAGCCATCGTCAAGGTGGCCAAGATGGATGCCTGCAACGGCTGCGGCATCTGCGAGGCCGAGTGCCCCGACTTCGCGATCACGTCCTATGCGCCCGAGCGGAAGAAACCGGCCAAGAAGCCGGTGGAGGAGAGCGAATGA
- a CDS encoding 4Fe-4S binding protein, which yields MAMRIDETCIACGACEPECPTNAITEGDEIFVIDEAACVECEGHFDAPRCIEVCPVDCIQKAE from the coding sequence ATGGCCATGCGCATTGACGAAACCTGCATCGCGTGCGGAGCCTGCGAGCCTGAATGCCCGACCAACGCGATTACCGAAGGCGACGAGATCTTTGTCATTGACGAAGCCGCCTGCGTAGAGTGTGAAGGTCACTTCGACGCTCCGCGATGCATCGAGGTCTGCCCGGTGGACTGCATCCAGAAGGCAGAATAG